A window of Micrococcus endophyticus contains these coding sequences:
- the recR gene encoding recombination mediator RecR gives MYQGAVQDLIDELGRLPGIGPKSAQRIAFHMLEADREDMLRLADAIRTVKDKVRLCSVCFNVSEDEVCSLCRDERRDASQICVVEESQDVMAMERTRAFQGRYHVLGGAINPIAGIGPEQLHVRELLTRLQDEAVQEVILATDPNLEGEATATYLGRLLGATGIRVTRLASGLPVGGDLEYADEVTLGRAFEGRRLISG, from the coding sequence ATGTACCAGGGCGCGGTCCAGGACCTGATCGACGAGCTCGGCCGCCTGCCGGGCATCGGGCCGAAGTCCGCCCAGCGCATCGCCTTCCACATGCTGGAGGCGGACCGGGAGGACATGCTGCGCCTCGCGGACGCGATCCGCACCGTCAAGGACAAGGTGCGGCTCTGCTCGGTGTGCTTCAACGTGTCCGAGGACGAGGTGTGCTCCCTGTGCCGGGACGAGCGCCGGGACGCCTCCCAGATCTGCGTGGTCGAGGAGTCCCAGGACGTCATGGCCATGGAGCGCACGCGCGCCTTCCAGGGCCGGTACCACGTGCTCGGCGGCGCCATCAATCCGATCGCCGGCATCGGCCCGGAGCAGCTGCACGTGCGCGAGCTGCTCACCCGCCTGCAGGACGAGGCCGTGCAGGAGGTCATCCTCGCCACGGACCCCAACCTGGAGGGCGAGGCCACGGCCACCTACCTCGGGCGGCTGCTCGGCGCCACCGGCATCCGCGTCACCCGCCTCGCCTCCGGCCTGCCCGTGGGCGGGGACCTCGAGTACGCGGACGAGGTGACCCTCGGCCGCGCCTTCGAGGGACGCCGCCTCATCAGCGGCTGA
- a CDS encoding ABC transporter permease subunit, with product MSTVVADPTRQGPPPLRPPGGGRLSTASAVRTVVGMELRQRLRSRGWYVLLGVFFLVVGAVTLGALGLRATTLGDLQSQGMDPAAAEVQMRSAGQWLFDGVLLFVLTLSLLVSPVLAANAISGDRAGGTLAITQVTLLRTGQLMAGKWIAAWIASAAFLVAALPWLAVAAVVGRVSPLFVLVGLLMILVEFGVITGIGVAVSAIAGRTLFAVVVTYLIVAALSIGTMVAFVLSLQFLQTDVRANMPEHDGMTMADPLEGQDVENMTQAEIDAAWAEWERQNPDAYDGIADACVGPVGVQSVPDPRRVGWLLAANPYAVLADASPWEPTGASMQFTPDTGPLNMMSAALRLTQQDPAETTECLDGQLRRIDTTSVPDREGTWPVWPLGLAMQAALTGGLLWWGHRRLDTPAGRLPAGTRVA from the coding sequence GTGAGCACCGTCGTCGCCGACCCGACCCGTCAGGGCCCGCCGCCGCTGCGCCCGCCGGGGGGCGGACGCCTCAGCACCGCCTCCGCCGTGCGCACCGTGGTGGGCATGGAGCTGCGCCAGCGGCTGCGCTCGCGCGGCTGGTACGTCCTGCTGGGCGTGTTCTTCCTCGTGGTGGGCGCCGTGACCCTCGGCGCGCTCGGGCTGCGCGCCACCACCCTCGGCGACCTGCAGAGCCAGGGCATGGACCCGGCCGCCGCCGAGGTGCAGATGCGCTCCGCCGGGCAGTGGCTCTTCGACGGCGTCCTGCTGTTCGTGCTGACCCTGTCCCTGCTCGTCTCCCCGGTCCTCGCCGCCAACGCGATCTCGGGCGACCGGGCCGGCGGCACGCTCGCGATCACCCAGGTGACGCTGCTGCGCACCGGCCAGCTGATGGCCGGCAAGTGGATCGCGGCCTGGATCGCGTCGGCCGCGTTCCTCGTGGCGGCGCTGCCCTGGCTCGCCGTGGCGGCCGTGGTGGGGCGGGTCTCGCCGCTGTTCGTGCTCGTGGGCCTGCTGATGATCCTCGTGGAGTTCGGCGTCATCACCGGCATCGGCGTGGCGGTCTCGGCGATCGCCGGGCGCACGCTGTTCGCCGTCGTGGTGACCTACCTGATCGTGGCCGCGCTGAGCATCGGCACCATGGTGGCGTTCGTGCTCTCGCTGCAGTTCCTGCAGACGGACGTGCGCGCCAACATGCCGGAGCACGACGGCATGACGATGGCCGACCCCCTCGAGGGGCAGGACGTGGAGAACATGACCCAGGCGGAGATCGACGCGGCCTGGGCCGAGTGGGAGCGGCAGAACCCGGACGCCTACGACGGGATCGCCGACGCCTGCGTGGGCCCGGTCGGGGTCCAGTCCGTGCCGGACCCTCGCCGCGTCGGCTGGCTGCTGGCGGCGAACCCGTACGCCGTGCTCGCGGACGCTTCGCCGTGGGAGCCCACGGGCGCGTCCATGCAGTTCACCCCGGACACCGGGCCCCTGAACATGATGTCCGCCGCGCTGCGCCTGACCCAGCAGGACCCGGCCGAGACCACCGAGTGCCTCGACGGGCAGCTGCGCCGCATCGACACGACCTCCGTGCCGGACCGCGAGGGCACCTGGCCCGTCTGGCCGCTCGGCCTGGCCATGCAGGCGGCGCTCACCGGCGGCCTGCTGTGGTGGGGCCACCGCCGCCTGGACACCCCGGCGGGCCGCCTGCCCGCGGGCACCCGCGTGGCCTGA
- a CDS encoding ABC transporter ATP-binding protein — protein sequence MTATAPPPAAPATGAAPHDGVVAHGLARSFGDVHAVRDVSLTVPSGSVTALVGPNGSGKTTLMLLLATLLRPDAGAVTIGGVDAVREPQEARRRLGWMPDTLGVWESLTCRDILTSLGRLYGMGAAEAAARAGEQLERVSLTEFADRPARVLSRGQQQRLSLARATVHRPGVLLLDEPANGLDPAARIRLRDDVRAMAAEGTAILVSSHVLAELEEMSDRAVFVREGATLSTQEFREDAAQTRPYRIAGPASARPDVLVRALEARGLAVEPAAAHGQPRAGVVVGLRGETAAAELLADLVREGVPVSHFAPEGSRLENAYLGLHLDRDTAKGDRP from the coding sequence ATGACCGCGACAGCTCCCCCTCCCGCCGCCCCCGCCACGGGCGCGGCCCCCCACGACGGGGTCGTGGCCCACGGCCTGGCCCGCTCGTTCGGAGACGTCCACGCCGTGCGGGACGTGTCCCTGACCGTCCCGTCCGGGTCCGTGACCGCCCTCGTGGGCCCCAACGGCTCGGGCAAGACCACCCTCATGCTCCTGCTGGCCACCCTGCTGCGCCCGGACGCCGGAGCCGTGACCATCGGCGGCGTGGACGCCGTCCGCGAGCCCCAGGAGGCCCGCCGTCGGCTGGGCTGGATGCCGGACACGCTCGGCGTGTGGGAGTCCCTGACCTGCCGGGACATCCTCACGAGCCTCGGCCGGCTCTACGGCATGGGCGCCGCCGAGGCCGCGGCCCGCGCCGGGGAGCAGCTCGAGCGCGTGTCCCTCACCGAGTTCGCGGACCGCCCCGCGCGCGTCCTCTCCCGCGGCCAGCAGCAGCGCCTGTCCCTGGCCCGCGCCACGGTGCACCGCCCCGGCGTGCTCCTGCTGGACGAGCCCGCCAACGGGCTGGACCCCGCGGCGCGCATCCGCCTGCGGGACGACGTGCGCGCCATGGCCGCCGAGGGCACCGCCATCCTCGTCTCCTCCCACGTGCTCGCCGAGCTCGAGGAGATGTCCGACCGCGCCGTGTTCGTCCGCGAGGGCGCCACGCTGTCCACGCAGGAGTTCCGGGAGGACGCGGCGCAGACCCGCCCCTACCGCATCGCCGGGCCCGCCTCGGCCCGCCCGGACGTGCTCGTGCGGGCCCTCGAGGCCCGCGGCCTCGCCGTCGAGCCCGCCGCCGCCCACGGCCAGCCGCGCGCCGGCGTCGTGGTGGGGCTGCGCGGGGAGACCGCCGCCGCCGAGCTGCTGGCGGACCTGGTGCGCGAGGGCGTGCCGGTCAGCCACTTCGCCCCCGAGGGATCGCGCCTCGAGAACGCCTACCTGGGCCTGCACCTGGACCGGGACACCGCCAAAGGAGACCGCCCGTGA
- a CDS encoding aspartate kinase — MSLIVQKFGGSSVADAAGIQRVARRVADTVRAGHRVCVVVSAMGDTTDELLDLAAELTQDAPAREMDILLSAGERISMSLLAMAIHAEGVEARSYTGSQAGMMTDTSYGRARIVKVNPHRVQEALDAGGVAIVAGFQGVSPESKDITTMGRGGSDTTAVALAAALGADVCEIYTDVDGVYSADPRVVPSARKLTELSSEETLEMAASGSKVLHLRSVEYARRFGVPIHVRSSFSDHEGTWIMPDPNDTITLKEGAPMEQPIVSGVAHDRSEGKVTIVGVPDVPGKAAEIFRVIAESNVNIDMIVQNVSREGSGTTDISFTLPIVEGKDAMDALRAAQERIGFQDIVSDKEIGKLSLVGAGMRSNPGVSATFFKALSDAGVNVDLISTSEIRISVVTAEDKLDDAVRAVHTAFGLDAEEEATVYGGTGR; from the coding sequence ATGAGTCTCATCGTCCAGAAGTTCGGCGGCTCCTCCGTGGCCGACGCCGCCGGCATCCAGCGGGTGGCGCGGCGCGTGGCGGACACCGTGCGCGCCGGCCACCGGGTGTGCGTCGTGGTCTCGGCCATGGGCGACACCACCGACGAGCTGCTCGACCTCGCCGCCGAGCTCACCCAGGACGCCCCCGCCCGCGAGATGGACATCCTCCTCTCCGCCGGCGAGCGCATCTCCATGTCCCTGCTGGCCATGGCCATCCACGCCGAGGGCGTCGAGGCCCGCTCCTACACGGGATCCCAGGCCGGCATGATGACGGACACCTCCTACGGCCGCGCCCGGATCGTGAAGGTCAACCCGCACCGCGTGCAGGAGGCCCTCGACGCCGGCGGCGTGGCGATCGTGGCCGGATTCCAGGGCGTCAGCCCCGAGTCCAAGGACATCACCACCATGGGCCGCGGCGGCTCGGACACCACCGCCGTCGCCCTGGCGGCCGCGCTCGGCGCGGACGTGTGCGAGATCTACACGGACGTGGACGGCGTGTACTCCGCGGACCCGCGCGTCGTGCCCTCCGCCCGCAAGCTCACCGAGCTCTCCTCCGAGGAGACCCTCGAGATGGCCGCGTCCGGCTCCAAGGTGCTGCACCTGCGCTCCGTGGAGTACGCGCGCCGCTTCGGCGTGCCGATCCACGTGCGCTCCTCCTTCTCCGACCACGAGGGCACCTGGATCATGCCCGACCCGAACGACACCATCACCCTGAAGGAAGGCGCTCCCATGGAACAGCCCATCGTCTCCGGCGTCGCCCACGACCGCTCCGAGGGCAAGGTCACGATCGTCGGCGTCCCGGACGTGCCCGGCAAGGCCGCCGAGATCTTCCGCGTGATCGCCGAGTCCAACGTGAACATCGACATGATCGTGCAGAACGTCTCCCGCGAGGGCTCCGGCACCACGGACATCTCCTTCACCCTGCCCATCGTGGAGGGCAAGGACGCGATGGACGCGCTGCGCGCCGCTCAGGAGCGGATCGGGTTCCAGGACATCGTCTCGGACAAGGAGATCGGCAAGCTCTCCCTGGTCGGCGCCGGCATGCGCTCGAACCCGGGCGTCTCCGCCACGTTCTTCAAGGCCCTCTCGGACGCCGGCGTGAACGTGGACCTGATCTCCACCTCGGAGATCCGCATCTCCGTGGTCACCGCGGAGGACAAGCTGGACGACGCCGTGCGCGCCGTGCACACCGCCTTCGGCCTGGACGCCGAGGAGGAGGCCACCGTCTACGGCGGCACCGGCCGCTGA